One genomic region from Hydrogenimonas thermophila encodes:
- a CDS encoding aminodeoxychorismate synthase component I — protein MDKLSRLATAGIPFLFVISYDKQTVIAESLDNLKQFKVALHSKPSRTFKKKPKLQRSPIDFLEYKKAFDQVIEEIKAGNTYLLNLTFSTPIKCSFSLEEIFEMANAPYKLLCKEKFVCFSPEPFIKIENNVISTYPMKGTIDATVPNAKEKILANEKEMAEHVMVVDLLRNDLGIVGKNVRVKKFRYIDKIVTADKTLLQVSSKIEAKLSNDWHKHLGEILDAMLPAGSITGTPKQKTCEIIERVETHKRGFFTGVFGVYDGKNLESAVMIRFIEQGSNGLVYKSGGGITIDSNAKAEYQEMLDKVYLPI, from the coding sequence ATGGATAAACTCTCCCGGCTGGCGACAGCTGGAATACCATTTTTGTTTGTTATCTCTTACGATAAACAGACTGTCATCGCTGAATCGCTTGATAACCTGAAACAATTTAAAGTAGCACTACACAGCAAACCATCACGTACGTTCAAAAAAAAGCCTAAACTACAACGTAGTCCTATTGACTTTTTAGAGTATAAAAAAGCATTTGACCAAGTCATTGAAGAGATTAAAGCAGGCAATACATACCTTTTAAATCTTACATTCTCTACACCTATTAAATGCAGTTTCAGCCTTGAAGAGATTTTTGAAATGGCTAATGCACCCTATAAGCTTCTTTGCAAAGAGAAATTTGTCTGTTTTTCACCAGAGCCTTTTATTAAAATTGAAAACAATGTCATCTCTACATACCCAATGAAAGGTACTATAGATGCAACAGTGCCTAATGCAAAAGAGAAAATTTTGGCAAATGAGAAGGAGATGGCAGAACATGTAATGGTTGTAGATCTGCTAAGAAATGATCTTGGTATAGTAGGAAAAAATGTACGTGTTAAAAAGTTTCGTTATATAGATAAAATTGTTACTGCAGATAAAACCTTACTGCAAGTAAGCTCAAAAATAGAAGCAAAACTCTCAAATGATTGGCACAAACACCTTGGAGAAATTTTAGATGCAATGCTTCCAGCAGGATCGATTACAGGAACACCAAAACAAAAAACCTGTGAAATTATAGAAAGAGTTGAAACCCATAAAAGAGGATTTTTTACAGGAGTATTTGGAGTTTACGATGGAAAAAATTTAGAGAGTGCCGTAATGATACGTTTTATTGAACAAGGATCTAACGGTCTTGTTTACAAAAGTGGCGGAGGTATAACAATAGACAGTAACGCTAAAGC